The sequence TTGGAATATTGCTCGACCCAGGCACGGGCGAGCGCAGCGGCCGACAGGCTGGCGCAATCGAGCGGCTCGCGCGGCGTGCGCTGGGCCAGATGGTCGGCCTGCCAGGCCTTGCCGTCGGCATGCTCTACAATGCGCGCCATCAAGGGATCGTCCGGGGCGCCATGCACGCCGCCGAGCAGCCAACGCAACCGATCGTTGCGCATGGCTTCGTGCTCGATGCGGTCGATCACCGCCTCGCCATGCGCATAGAGCAGCGAGAGCAGGAACTTGTCGTTGAGCTGCATCACGGTCGGCTTGTCGGCCTCGGTCCCGAGCACCTCCAGCACGAGATCGAGCGCCTGTTGCGGGCGGCGCTGCGGCAGACGATCGAAATAGAGTTTCAGGGCCCAGACGCTGCCGACCTGGTCACGCCGGCTGACGCGCTGGAGCGCGCACCACATCGATGCCAGCTCACCGATCGGCATTGGATCCAGGAACGCCTCGGTCTCGTCAGGCGTGCGCAACTGCGGCGCGGCAACGATGACCTCGAGCAGCCCGGTGTCGTCCGTCAGCCCCATTTCTTCCAGCTCCAATCCGTATGCGTGAGCGGCGAAGCGAGTGCGCCGCATGTTCGGATTAGTGATGGGATTGAAGCGGTGGGTTCACCGGTTGCGGCAGTCAGTCATCCTCGGACGAATCCGTGCCGAACAACCCGAACTGGGCTGGATCGCGATTCGGCTCGGCCAGCCCGAGATGGCGGAAGGCGTGCGACGTCAGCAGCCGGCCGCGCGGGGTGCGCTGGAGATAGCCGCACTGGATCAGATAGGGCTCGATGATGTCCTCGATCGCATCGCGCGGTTCCGACAAGGCCGCAGCCATGGTCTCGACGCCGACCGGGCCGCCGCCATAGTTGAGCGCGATGGTGGTGAGATAGCGGCGGTCCATGGCGTCGAGCCCCGCGGCATCGACCTCGAGCGCGCTCAGCGCATGATCGGCAATCTTGCGGTCGATCTTGTCGGCATCGGCCGCCGAGGCGAAGTCGCGCACGCGGCGGAGCAGACGGCCGGCGATGCGCGGCGTGCCGCGGGCGCGGCGCGCGATCTCGTTGGCGCCATCGGCGCTCATGCCGACATTGAGCACGCGCGCGCCGCGGCTGACGATGCTCTCCAATTCCTCGATCGTGTAGAAATTCAGCCGCACCGGAATGCCGAAGCGGTCGCGCAGCGGATTGGTGAGCAGGCCCGCGCGCGTGGTGGCGCCGACGAGCGTGAACTTCGACAGTTCGATCTTCACCGAGCGCGCCGCGGGGCCCTCGCCGATGATGAGGTCGAGCTGAAAATCCTCCATCGCGGGATAGAGCACCTCTTCCACCGCCGGGCTGAGGCGATGGATCTCGTCGATGAAGAGCACGTCGCGCTCTTCGAGATTGGTGAGGAGCGCGGCAAGATCGCCGGCCTTGGCAATCACCGGCCCCGACGTGGCGCGGAAGCCGACGCCGAGCTCCTTGGCCACGATCTGCGCCAGCGTGGTCTTGCCGAGGCCGGGGGGACCTACGAACAGCACGTGATCCAGCGCCTCGCCGCGCTTGCGCGCCGCTTCGATGAAGATCGACAGGTTCTTGCGCGCCTGCGCCTGGCCGACGAAATCGGACAACGACTGCGGACGCAGCGCGGTGTCGCCGACATCGTCGCTGCGGCGCTCGGGCGAAACCATGCGGTTGACCTTTGGATCGCTCACTTCGCGAGCTCCTTCAGGCCGAGGCGGATCAACTGCGCCGTCTCGGCGCCTTCACCCGCACTGCGCGAGGCCGATGCGATCGCCGCGGCCGCCTGCGGCTGGCCGTAGCCGAGATTGACCAGCGCGGAGATCGCATCCGCCACGGGGCGCGGCGCGCGTTGGTCGTCGACGGCCCCGGCGAGATGCACGACGGCCGGATCGACATTGGCAAAGGCCGGCGCCTTGTCCTTCAATTCGGTGACGATGCGCTCGGCGACCTTGGGGCCGACGCCGGGCGTGCGCGCCACCGCGGCCTTATCACGCAGCGCGATGGCGTTGGCGAGATCGGAAGGCTGCAGCGTGCCGAGCACGGCGAGCGCGACCTTGGCACCGACGCCCTGCACGGTCTGGAGCAGGCGAAACCATTCGCGCTCCTGATCGGTGCGGAAGCCGAACAGTTTTATTTGATCCTCGCGGACGTAAGTCTCGATCGACAGCACGGCCGCCTCGCCCGGCGAGGGCAGGTGCTGCAATGTGCGCGAGGAGCAATGCACCTGATAGCCGACGCCGCCGACGTCGAGGATGACGAAATCCTCGCCGTATGAATCGATAAGGCCCTTGAGCTTGCCGATCATATCCCCACCACCTTCAGGCGCAGCGCGGTGCTCTGGCGGTGATGGGCGTGGGTGATGGCGATGGCGAGCGCGTCGGCGGCGTCCGCCGACGGCGGCTCGGCCTTGGGCAGCAAGATTTTCAGCATCGTCGCGATCTGTTGCTTGTCGGCGTGACCGGCGCCGACCACGGTCTTCTTGACCTGGTTCGGCGCGTATTCGGCGACGGAGATGCCGAACATTGCGGGCGCCAGCATGGCGACGCCGCGGGCCTGGCCGAGCTTCAGCGTCGCGACGCCGTCCTTGTTGACGAAGGTCTGCTCGACTGCGGCTTCCATCGGCTGGTGATGCGACAGAACGGCGGCAAGCCCCTCATGGATCGCGAGCAGCCGGCTCGCCAGCGGCAGATCGTCCGGCGGCTCCACCGAGCCGCAGGCGACGTAGATCAAGCGATTGCCCTCGGCCTCGATCACGCCCCAGCCGGTGCGGCGCAGGCCGGGGTCGATGCCGATGATGCGGACGGGGCCACGAATCGGGAGCGCAGTCATGGGCCAGTGATAGCGGCTGGCTGGACCGAGGGAAACAGAAACAGAACGGAAGTAACAGGGGAAAGGCGGTCTCGTGCCCCGGGCGCGACGCAGCACGAAGTGATGGGTCGCAGAACCAGGGCCCATACTCCCGCGGCGCGTGAAGCACCATGGGTCCCGGCTCTGCGCAGCAGCGTTTCACGCTGCAGCGCGTCCGGGACACGAGCGGCATCAGCCGCCCATCTTCGCGACCAGCGCGTCCGATATCTCGAAATTGGCGTAGACCTGCTGCACGTCGTCGTGGTCGTTGAGCAGGTCCATCAGCTTCAAGAGCTTCTCGCCGGTCTCGTCGTCGACCGCGACGGTGTTCTGCGGCTTCCAGATCAGCGCGGCCTTCCGGGGCTCGCCAAACTTGGCTTCCAGCGCCTTGGCGACGTCGCGATAGCCTTCGGTCGAGGCATAGATCTCGTGGCCGCCCTCGCCGGAGACGACGTCGTCGGCACCGGCCTCGATCGCGGCATCCAGCACCGCGTCGTCGGAGGCGACGCTGCGGTCGTATTCGATGATGCCGGTGCGGTCGAACATGAACGACACCGAGCCGGTTTCACCCAGATTGCCGCCGGACTTGGTGAAGAAGGAGCGGATGTCGGAGGCGGCGCGGTTGCGGTTGTCGGTCAGCGCCTCGACGATGACGGCGACGCCGCCAGGGCCGTAGCCTTCATAGCGGATCTCGTCATAGTTCTCGCCGTCGCTGCCGAGCGCCTTCTTGATGGCGCGCTCGATATTGTCCTTCGGCATGTTCTCCTGGCGCGCGGCGATCACGGCGGCGCGCAGGCGCGGGTTCATGGCGGGGTCGGGGGTGCCGAGCTTGGCCGCGACGGTGATTTCCCGCGCCAGCTTGCCGAACAGCTTCGACTTCTGCGCATCCTGCCGCCCCTTGCGGTGCATGATGTTCTTGAATTGGGAATGTCCGGCCATGCGTGGTCTCTTGAATGGTCTTCGGTCTGGTTCGCCGATGGGGTGGGGAAGCGCGGCCTTATAGGCCGCCAACCCACCGGAATCAAAGGGACTCTGGTGCCCTAAGGTAGCACCGTAGAGGTAGCCGCCGTATTGGCCCGTGCCTAGAGGTGGGGCATCGTTAACCCTGATTTCATTCCGGCCTGCGAAAATAGCGTCCGCCCGTTCCCCGACAAGAGAGACGTGATGGCGTTCGGACTATTTCGGAAGCGTCTGCCTGACATGGCTGCGCCTGCGGCAGCACCGCAGGCCGCGCAGCCGGTGGCCAATTCCGAGCCCGCCCCGGCGGCCGAAGCCGATTCCGCCAGGGAAATCCTGGAATTGCTGGAACTCGAACTGGGCGCGATGATTCGCCAGCTCGAGCGCGCCGCCAATTCCGTGGCCGGGGGCGCCGATGCGACTGCCACCACGCTGGCCGCCATTCGCGACCGCACCGACGCCCTGACCGGCCGCACCAATGCCGCGCAATCGACCGCATCCACCTTCGCCCATGCCGCCGACAAATTCACCCAGTCGGCGCTGGGGATCGGCGCGCAGGTCCGCGAGGCCGGCAAGCTCGCCGACGAGGCCAGCGCCGCCGCACAGGAAGCCCGTGCCAATGTCGACCGCCTGCGCGAATCCTCCGCCGCGATCGGCAATGTCGTCAATCTGATCGCGCAGATCGCGCGGCAGACGACGCTGCTCGCGCTGAACTCGACCATCGAGGCCGCACGCGCGGGCGCTGCCGGCAAGGGCTTTGCCGTCGTCGCCACCGAGGTCAAGGCCCTCGCAGTGCAGACGCAAGGCGCGACCGAAGAGATCACCAGGAAGATCGACGCGCTGCAGCGCGACGCCGCCGGCTCCGCGGACGCCGTGCACCGCATCTCGCAGGCGATCGAGGCGATCCGCCCGGTGTTCGAGACCGTCAACGGCGCGGTTGCCGAGCAGAACGCCACCACCAGCGAAGTGTCCGGCAACGCCGCCAGCGCCTCCGAGTTCATCGTCTCGGTCGGCGAGAGCGCTGCCGAGATCGATGCCGCGACCAAGGCAGCCGAGAGCCACGGCGAGAACGTCGCCAGCGCCGGCAAGGCCGTCACCACCTTCGCCCAGAAGCTGAAATCACGCTGCGCCGTGCTGCTCCGCCAAAGCGAGCACGACGACCGCCGCAAGACCGAGCGCCTGCCCTGCCATCTCAAGCTCGAGACCGCACGCGGCGTGCTGCCGGTCTATGAAATCGCGATGGACGGCGTGCTGATCGGCGGCGCCGATGCCGGCCGGCTTGCATCCCAAGCCGTGATCGAAGGCACGCTCGAACATGTCGGCGCCTGCCGGCTGCGCGTGGTCGAGCAAACCAAGGCCGGCGCGCGCGCGCAATTCGTCAGCCCCGACGCGGCACTCCGCGAGAAGATCGAAGACAGGCTCTGGTCGATCCATGAGGAGAATACCGAGTTCGTCACCCGCGCCATGGAAGCGGGCAACGCGCTGACCAAGATCTTCGAGCAGGCCGTCGCGCGCGGCGAGGTCAAGCTCGACGATCTCTTCGATACCGATTACGCGGAAATTGCCGGGACCAATCCGCAGCAATATCGCACGAGATATCTGGACTGGGCCGACCGCGCGCTGCCGCCCTTCCAGGAGGCCTTCTTGGCGAAGGACCCGCGCATGGCGTTCTGCGCCATGGTCGACCGCAACGGCTTCCTGCCGGTGCACAACAAGATCTATTCGCATCCGCAGCGGCCGGGCGATGTCGCCTGGAACACGGCCAACAGCCGCAACCGGCGCATATTCAACGATCCGGCGGGGTTGGCGGCTGGGCGCAACCTGCGCTCGTACCTGGTCCAGAGCTATGCGCGCGACATGGGCAACGGAAACACCGTGATGATGCGGGAGATCGACATCCCGATCCGCGTGCAGGGCCGGCACTGGGGCGGATTCCGCACGGCCTACAAACTGTAGTGCACGCTCAGGCAAGACGGCGGCGACGAATCATCCTCTAAACTCGAATCGGAATGGAAATGCCGCCGTGAGCCGGCGAACGGCTCTGACTGGAGGATTCATCGAAACATGTCCGTCGCACAACTTGCAGTCATGGACACCGGCTCGAACCGGACGCTGGCCGAGCGGCTGATCGACCAGCTCGCCGATCGCATCGGCGGGCTCGGCGTGGAACTCGCCGATATCGCCGGCAACGTCCAGGAAGTGGCAAACCGCGTCTCGAACCAGTCGGAGCGGTTCCATCATCTCCAGAAGACGGCCGAGACCATGGTCACGGCCAACCATGACATCGCCAATGCATCGCAGGCGGTGCAGACGACGACGTCCGCCGCGGTCGGCGAGATCGCGCAGTCGCGCAGCGCCGTCGATACCGCGGTCAGCCACATCTCCGAGCTCGTCGCAGCCGTTGAGCGCATCGAAGCGCGCCTGAGCGCCGTCGGCTCGGCGCTGGCGCAGGTCGCGAAAGTGTCTGGTTCAATCGAGGCGATCGCCAAGCAGACCAATCTGCTGGCGCTGAACGCGACGATCGAAGCGGCGCGCGCCGGCAATGCCGGCCGCGGCTTCGCCGTGGTCGCAAGCGAAGTGAAGAACCTCGCGGAAGCCACCCGCCAGGCCACGCATCAGATCTCCGACACCGTGCGCGATCTCGATGGCCAGATCGAGAGCCTGATCGGCGAAAGCAGCGACGCCTCGCAGCGCGCCAAGACCGCCGGCGAAGGCGCCCAGCAGATCTCGGGCATCATCTCGCGGGTCCAGCAGGGCTTTGCCTCCGTGGAGGCGGAGATCGACAGCGTCGCGCGGGCGGCGACCTCCAATCTCGGGCATTGCGACACCGTCATCAGCGAGCTCAACGAGCTCGCCAAGGGCGTCGATCTGTCCTCGCGCGATCTCAAGAGCGCCGATCAGCGCGTGACGAAGCTGCTCGACACGTCCGAAGGCCTGATCGCGCTGATTGCCGACAGCGGCGTGGAGACGTCGGACGCACCGCTGATCCGCGTCGTCGTCGAGACCGCCAAGCGGATCTCGGCCGAGTTCGAAGCCGCGATCGATCGCGGCGAGGTCACGCTCGACCAGCTGATGGACGAGAGGTATCGCGAAATTCCCGGCACCGATCCCAAACAATACCTCACCAATTACGTCGACTTCACCGACCGCGTGCTGCCTGCGATCCAGGACCCGATTCAGAAATCCGATCCCCGCATCGTGTTCTGCGTCGCCTGGGCCAAGGGCGGCTATCTGCCGACCCACAATCCGAACTACCGCCTGCCGCAGGGCAAGGACCCGGTCTGGAACAACGCCAATTGCCGCAACCGCCGCCTGTTCACCGATCGCGCGATGAAGAAGGTCGCAGGCAGCACCAAACCGTTCCTGCTGCAGACCTACCGCCGCGACATGGGCGGCGGGCAGTTCGTGCTGATGAAGGATCTGTCCTCGCCGATTATGGTCCGCGGCAAGCACTGGGGCGCCTTCCGGATGGGTTTTCGGCAGAGCTGAGAACCGTCGCGACGGCGCCGCACAGGCCTCTCCGAACAGAGGCGCGAAAACAACCCCATGCACAGTAGCCGGGGTGAGTGAAATCAATGACTTACGCGCGCAGGCCGCGGGCGGTTTGATTTGTCGGGCAAAACAGGGGTAGAATGCTATTATTCCGAAATAACAGAGGCTCGCCTTCCGGCCCCTGCATAGGCGAAGACGACTAATTTAGCTCAACCAGAACTTCGGCGTCGCCGGCTCCAGCCTCCCGCCCATGCGCACCGGCGCGATCTTCAACGCAAGCCCTGTCGCATCGTCCGTCTCCACGGCCACACCGCTCAACGTCGCGGTACCCGCGGCCGGCTCGAACCGCGCCGACGGAATCCCCGAGGTGAATCTCCGCAGCGGCTCTTCCTTCTGCATGCCGATGATGGAATCGTAATCGCCGGTCATGCCGGCGTCGGTCATGTAGGCGGTGCCGCCTGTGAGGATCTGGTGATCGGCGGTCGGCACATGCGTATGCGTGCCGACGACGAGGCTGGCGCGGCCATCGCAAAAGAAGCCGATGCCTTGCTTCTCGCTTGAAGCCTCGCAATGGAAGTCGACGACGATGGCGTCCGCGGCGACGCCGAGCGGACAGGCGCCAAGTTCGCGCTCGAGCGCGGCGAAGGGATCATCGAACGGGGTCATGAAGACGCGGCCGAGCGCGTTGACGACGAGCGCATGCTTGCCGTTCTTGGTCTCGACCAGAGCGGCGCCGCGGCCGGGTGTGCCGCGCGGATAGTTCGCGGGGCGCACCAGGCGGTCGGCGCGCTCGATGAACACCAGGGCCTCGCGCTGGTCCCAGGAATGATTGCCGAGCGTCACCGCGTCGGCGCCGGCCTCGAGAAACTCCTGGTAGATCGCTTCCGTGATGCCGAAGCCGCCCGCTGAATTCTCGCCGTTGACGACGACCAGATCGAGCGACCAGTCCTTGACCAAGCCGGGCAGATATTCAGTGATTGCCTCGCGCCCGCTACGGCCGACGACGTCACCCACGAAGAGAATGCGCAACTTCAGAACTCCGGAAATCGAACACGTCCGATTCCGTTAGCACATAATCCAGCGCCACGTCGTGGGATAGTGCCGGAACCGCCTCGATCTCCTGCGCTGCAAACGCAAGGCCGATGCCGACGATGTGCTTTGCTTTGCGCAAATGCGCGAAGGTGAAATCGTAATGTCCGGCGCCATAGCCGATGCGATGGCCGAGCCGGTCGAAGGCGGCGAGCGGCGTCAGCATGATGTCGGGGATGACTTCGGCGGCTGCGGGCGACGGCTCGGGAATGCCGAGCGGGCCGAGCATCAACCGATCGTTCGGATGAAACAGGCGGAAGATCAGCGCCTGGCCGCGCGCGGTGACGCAAGGCAGCGCCAGCTTCGCGCCCTCCTCGGCGAGCTTCTTCAACAGCGGCATTGGATCGATCTCGCTGCGGATCGGCGAATAGCCCGAGACGATGCTGCCGGGCAGCAGCGTGAACGGCAGCCCGCGCTTGGCGAGCTTTGCAGCCGCGGCGGTGCGCTTCTTCTCGCTCAGCGCGTCGCGCTTGGCGAGGGCCTTGGCACGGAGTTCGGCTTTGGAGTTGGGCATGTGCGTTGGTCCCCCACGTCGTCATCCGCCTTGTGCGCCCTTGCGCACTGGTGCGGGTGATCCAGTATTCCAGAGGCGGTGGTGATTCACACAAAGGCCGCGGCGTACTGGATTCCCCGCTCCAGTGCGCAATTGCGCACAAGGCGGGAAATGACACCTACTCAATTTGCCGCAGTTCGACAGGCACGAACCAGAAGAAAGAAACAGTGCGAAGCCGCGTACGCCGTTGAAGCACTCGATCCCGGAGTTCCCTACGAAAGTAGGTGGGCACCATATGTCCGGGCCCACGGGCCCGGCCAGGGACAGTTCCCTAAAGGATCGATAAGGCCCCGGGGATATATGGCTCCTGACGCACGTCGCAGCCTCGCCGGGTCAATGTAACAACGATACTGACGAATCGCCAGTGGCGCGAAGTGAGCATGCGGCCATCCTTCGAGACGCCGCTTTGCGGGCTCCTCAGGATGAGGATCGAGTGCTTAGCAGCAGTTGGCAAAGCTGTCGGTTAGCCTCATCCTGAGGAGACCGCGGAGCGGTCGTCTCGAAGGACGAGGCGCTTGCGCAGGCCGCGCGGCAGCGCCCTACCCGATCGCAATCCCGTTGCCGACGGTGCGGTTCAGGACCTGGGTCGACTTCTCGATGCGTTCGGCGGCGGCGTTCAGGGCATTGACCACGGCGGTCTGCGTCATCCGGGCGCGCTCGACGGCGGCGTTGCGGAAATCCCGGAGCTCGGTCAGCTCCTGCTCCAGAGTGCGGACGCGGTTGCTGGTGTCGACCAGTTCGTCGCACACGGTCAGCGCAGCCATCACGGTGAGGCGCGCATCCCCGATCTCGCCGAATTTTCCGCGCAGCGACTGGATGCGCGTCTCCAGGGTTTCAGCGAGCTTGAGCAGCCGCACCTCCTGGCCCTCCTCGCAGGCCATGCGGTATTGCCGGCCATTGATGGTGACGTTGATGTGGCTCATCCGTCCTCTCCGGTATCGAGCACCGAGCGTATCGTGACGATGGCGGAATCCAGCCGGTCGGAGATTTCGCGATTGGTGCGCTCGAGCTTGCGTGCCTTCACCAGTGCGCCATCGAGCTCGTCGGCGAGCCGCGAGCGATCGGCGCCGAGCGCCTGGATGCGTGCCGCAAGCTCGTTCTCGTCGCGATCGGCATCGCGCCGCCGCTCCACCGCGCTTTCCAGCGCGTCGAGCGCCGCCGTGAGCCTGCGGGTCGCAATCTCGATCTCGACGGCGGACGACTCCGTCATAGCGGAACTGTTGGACACGCGATCGTTCATGCAGTCAGCGGCGAACCTGTGGCCTGTCTGGCGGCCTTTACCCTGGAGCTTGCCGTCCGGCAAAAGACTCGGTTCGGCAAGCGGTTAGAAGCAGAAATTTACGTGGCAAGCTAGGGAAGCGCAACGCCGCCGCGAAACTATGCACCGATCAATCGGATGAAGCCGTGCTGATCCGCTATTCCGCCCGGCTGCGATCGCTGCGGAAAACCGCTCTCCACAGAGGCAACTTTTACGGTCAAACCGGCGTTTGATTGCCTTGGACTCCCGGAACCGAGGTGCTATCCCAGCCCCGACCTTCAGTGGCCGCCAGGCTCCTCCCGCGCGGGCGTACATCGCCTCCAAGCGCCTCATTTCAGACGGATTTCAGACATGACGCAGGTCGATCACACCCGTATGGCCAACGCGATCCGCGGCCTTGCGATGGATGCCGTCGAGAAGGCCAAATCGGGTCATCCCGGCCTGCCGATGGGTGCTGCCGATATCGCCACGGTACTGTTCACGCAATTCCTGAAATTCGATGCCGGCGCTCCGGCCTGGCCGGATCGCGACCGCTTCGTGCTCTCGGCCGGCCACGGCTCGATGCTGCTCTATTCGCTGCTGTATTTGACCGGCAATTCCGAGATGACGCTGGACCAGATCAAGCAGTTCCGCCAAGTCGACTCGCTCACCCCCGGCCATCCCGAGAATTTCCGCACCAAGGGCATCGAGACCACCACCGGGCCGCTCGGCCAGGGCATCTCGACCGCGGTCGGCATGGCGCTCGCCGAGAAGATGCTCGCCGCCGAGTTCGGCAAGAAGATCGTCGACCATCACACCTATGTGCTGGCCTCCGACGGCGACCTGATGGAGGGCGTGTCGCAGGAAGCGATCGCGATGGCCGGGCACTGGAAGCTCAACAAGCTGATCGTGCTCTATGACGACAACGGCATCTCGATCGACGGCCCGACCTCGATCTCCGATTCCGTCGACCAGGTGAAGCGCTTCAAGTCGGCGGGCTGGGCCGCCGAGAAGATCGACGGCCATGACCAGGCCGCGATCGCCGACGCCATCACGCGCGCGAAAAAGTCGAACAAGCCGACCCTGATCGCCTGCCGCACCACCATCGGCTTCGGCGCGCCGCACAAGGCCGGCACCTCGAAGGTGCACGGCGAGGCGTTAGGAGCCGACGAGCTCAAAGCCGCCAAGGAAAATCTCGGCATTTCGCTCGAGCCGTTTTCGGTGCCGGATGACGTGCTGAAGGCCTGGCGCGCGGCCGGCAGCCGTGGCGCAGCCGCACGCCAGGAATGGGAAACGCGCCTTGGCGAGCTCGGCAGCCGCAAGCGCGCCGAGTTCGAGCGCCGCCTGCGTCACGAGCGGCCGGCTTCGCTGGCAAAGGCGGTGCGCGCGTACAAGAAAGAGCTGCTGGAAAAGCCGATGACTGCGGCGACCCGCAAATCCTCGGAAGCCGTCATCGAAGTGATTGCCGGCGCGATGCCGATGGAATTCCTCGCAGGCTCCGCCGATCTCACCGGCTCCAACAACAACAAGGCGAAGTCGGCGACCGCGTTCTCGGCCAAGACGCCGAAGGGCCGCTTCATCCATTACGGCATCCGCGAGCACGGCATGGCTGCGGCGATGAACGGCATCTTCCTGCATGGCGGCTTCGCACCGAACGGCGCGACCTTCCTGGTGTTCACCGACTATGCCCGTCCGGCGATGCGCCTCGCCGCGCTGATGGGCGCCGGCGTCGTCTATGTGATGACGCACGATTCCATCGGCCTCGGCGAAGACGGTCCGACCCATCAGCCGGTCGAGCATCTCGCTGCGCTCCGCGCCATTCCCAACATGCGCGTCTTCCGTCCGTGCGATGCCATCGAGGTCGCCGAGTGCTGGGAGCTCGCGCTCAACCGCATCGATGGTCCGACCGTGCTGGCGCTGACGCGCCAGAACCTGCCGCAGCTGCGCACCAATGCACCGAACGACAATCCCTGCGCGGTTGGTGCCTATGAACTGGTCGCTGCCCAAGGCGAAGCCAAGGCGACGCTGTTCGCTTCCGGCTCCGAAGTCGAGATCGCGGTCGCCGCCCAGAAGCAACTCGCGGAACGCGGCGTCCCGTCGCGCGTTGTCTCCGTTCCCTCTCTGGAGCTGTTGCTAGCGCAACCAGAGGCAAAACGTGCCGCGATCATCGGCAACGCGCCGGTGAAGATTGCGATTGAGGCCGCCGTGCGCTGGGGCTGGGATGCCGTGATCGGTCAGGATGGCGAATTCGTCGGCATGCATTCCTTCGGCGAAAGCGGTCCTGCCAAGGAGCTCTACAAGCATTTCGGCATCACCGCCGAGGCCGCGGTTAACGCTGTGCTGAAGCGCGTTTCCTGAGAGTTGAGCTTGCCGCAAAAAAGGACTACCTAATCTCCCATATGATCAAGCACCGCCCGGCCGAACCGGGCGCCCGCCCCTAAAAAACCCTCGCAGGCGCGCCCACCGCGCGTTGTGCGGGATGACAACGGTCATTGAAGGAGACGAAACATGGCAGTCCGCGTCGCAATTAACGGTTTTGGCCGCATCGGCCGCAACGTCCTGCGGGCGATCGCCGAGTCAGGCCGCAAGGACATCGAGGTCGTCGGCATCAACGACCTCGGCCCGGTCGAGACCAACGCCCATCTGCTTCGTTTCGACAGCGTCCATGGCCGCTTCCCCGGCACCGTCACCGTCGACGGCGACTCCATCAGCCTCGGCGCCAACAAGATCAAGGTGACCGCCGAGCGCGATCCCGCGAAGCTGCCCTGGAAAGATCTCGGCGTCGATGTCGCGCTGGAGTGCACCGGCATCTTCACCTCGAAGGACAAGGCCTCCGCGCATCTGACCGCCGGCGCCAAGCGCGTGCTGGTCTCCGCGCCCGCCGACGGCGCCGACGCCACCATCGTCTACGGCGTCAACCACGACACGCTGACCAAGGATCATTTGGTCGTCTCCAACGGCAGCTGCACCACCAACTGTCTCGCGCCGGTCGCCAAGGTGCTGAACGATCTCGTCGGCATCGAAACGGGCTTCATGACCACGATCCACGCTTATACCGGCGACCAACCGACTTTGGACACGCTGCACAAGGATCTCTACCGCGGCCGCGCCGCTGCGATGTCGATGATCCCGACCTCGACCGGCGCTGCCAAGGCCATCGGCCTGGTGCTGCCCGAGCTGAAGGGCAAGCTCGACGGCGTCGCGATCCGCGTGCCGACCCCGAACGTCTCGGTCGTCGACCTCAAGATCGTCGCCAAGCGCGCAACCGATGCCAAGGAGATCAACGCGGCGATGAAGCGCGCCTCTGAGCAGCAGCTCAAGGGCATCCTCGGCTACACCAGCGCGCCGAACGTCTCGATCGACTTCAATCACGACCCGCACTCCTCGACCTTCCACGAGGACCAGACCAAGGTGCAGAACGGCACGCTGGTGCGCGTGATGTCCTGGTACGACAACGAGTGGGGCTTCTCGAACCGCATGGCGGACACCGCCGTCGCGA comes from Bradyrhizobium sp. CCGE-LA001 and encodes:
- a CDS encoding methyl-accepting chemotaxis protein yields the protein MSVAQLAVMDTGSNRTLAERLIDQLADRIGGLGVELADIAGNVQEVANRVSNQSERFHHLQKTAETMVTANHDIANASQAVQTTTSAAVGEIAQSRSAVDTAVSHISELVAAVERIEARLSAVGSALAQVAKVSGSIEAIAKQTNLLALNATIEAARAGNAGRGFAVVASEVKNLAEATRQATHQISDTVRDLDGQIESLIGESSDASQRAKTAGEGAQQISGIISRVQQGFASVEAEIDSVARAATSNLGHCDTVISELNELAKGVDLSSRDLKSADQRVTKLLDTSEGLIALIADSGVETSDAPLIRVVVETAKRISAEFEAAIDRGEVTLDQLMDERYREIPGTDPKQYLTNYVDFTDRVLPAIQDPIQKSDPRIVFCVAWAKGGYLPTHNPNYRLPQGKDPVWNNANCRNRRLFTDRAMKKVAGSTKPFLLQTYRRDMGGGQFVLMKDLSSPIMVRGKHWGAFRMGFRQS
- a CDS encoding TIGR00282 family metallophosphoesterase, giving the protein MRILFVGDVVGRSGREAITEYLPGLVKDWSLDLVVVNGENSAGGFGITEAIYQEFLEAGADAVTLGNHSWDQREALVFIERADRLVRPANYPRGTPGRGAALVETKNGKHALVVNALGRVFMTPFDDPFAALERELGACPLGVAADAIVVDFHCEASSEKQGIGFFCDGRASLVVGTHTHVPTADHQILTGGTAYMTDAGMTGDYDSIIGMQKEEPLRRFTSGIPSARFEPAAGTATLSGVAVETDDATGLALKIAPVRMGGRLEPATPKFWLS
- a CDS encoding 5-formyltetrahydrofolate cyclo-ligase; this translates as MPNSKAELRAKALAKRDALSEKKRTAAAAKLAKRGLPFTLLPGSIVSGYSPIRSEIDPMPLLKKLAEEGAKLALPCVTARGQALIFRLFHPNDRLMLGPLGIPEPSPAAAEVIPDIMLTPLAAFDRLGHRIGYGAGHYDFTFAHLRKAKHIVGIGLAFAAQEIEAVPALSHDVALDYVLTESDVFDFRSSEVAHSLRG
- a CDS encoding cell division protein ZapA, with product MSHINVTINGRQYRMACEEGQEVRLLKLAETLETRIQSLRGKFGEIGDARLTVMAALTVCDELVDTSNRVRTLEQELTELRDFRNAAVERARMTQTAVVNALNAAAERIEKSTQVLNRTVGNGIAIG
- a CDS encoding DUF4164 domain-containing protein, coding for MNDRVSNSSAMTESSAVEIEIATRRLTAALDALESAVERRRDADRDENELAARIQALGADRSRLADELDGALVKARKLERTNREISDRLDSAIVTIRSVLDTGEDG
- the tkt gene encoding transketolase, translating into MTQVDHTRMANAIRGLAMDAVEKAKSGHPGLPMGAADIATVLFTQFLKFDAGAPAWPDRDRFVLSAGHGSMLLYSLLYLTGNSEMTLDQIKQFRQVDSLTPGHPENFRTKGIETTTGPLGQGISTAVGMALAEKMLAAEFGKKIVDHHTYVLASDGDLMEGVSQEAIAMAGHWKLNKLIVLYDDNGISIDGPTSISDSVDQVKRFKSAGWAAEKIDGHDQAAIADAITRAKKSNKPTLIACRTTIGFGAPHKAGTSKVHGEALGADELKAAKENLGISLEPFSVPDDVLKAWRAAGSRGAAARQEWETRLGELGSRKRAEFERRLRHERPASLAKAVRAYKKELLEKPMTAATRKSSEAVIEVIAGAMPMEFLAGSADLTGSNNNKAKSATAFSAKTPKGRFIHYGIREHGMAAAMNGIFLHGGFAPNGATFLVFTDYARPAMRLAALMGAGVVYVMTHDSIGLGEDGPTHQPVEHLAALRAIPNMRVFRPCDAIEVAECWELALNRIDGPTVLALTRQNLPQLRTNAPNDNPCAVGAYELVAAQGEAKATLFASGSEVEIAVAAQKQLAERGVPSRVVSVPSLELLLAQPEAKRAAIIGNAPVKIAIEAAVRWGWDAVIGQDGEFVGMHSFGESGPAKELYKHFGITAEAAVNAVLKRVS